In Candidatus Babeliales bacterium, a single genomic region encodes these proteins:
- a CDS encoding PBP1A family penicillin-binding protein: MRTFLSKIIFTLFFLAVFFLGFGCFFLHNHTVDFSALQQDMRGKPSILLDEQGHEWGRFQSDKRKYVLLETMPEHLIQAFLVTEDRDFFQHPGISFRGILRSILVNLYRGKKVQGASTITQQLVKLLFFHSDKTFSRKIKEQLYAILVERQWSKEQILEAYLNNVYFGYGIYGVQAAAQRFWDKNIADVTIEQAATLASIMRSPRFYSPIHAPTAVTKRRNMILRMMQDFKMINAGQYQQSIAQDLNVKDPESNVIAPHLKETIRIFLEDLVGKEMLYSGGLTIATTLNIEMQKSCQKAFTNHIQFLKQTLHKDVDGGLVSIDSATGEIRTMIGGFDFQQSKFNRAMQAHRQMGSVFKVFVYGAALEKGLHFSDVEIDEPIELMQAATLWRPQNHDKKFRGSMTRAYALSHSNNTVTVKTLLQTGVSNVIDLAKRCHITAPMPPYPSLALGCVDVTVMEVVGSFNVMVNHGKYVQPHFLRWVKNSMGKKIYKSSVVKQQVLDPKVASQVARVLTFGIERLKKVMGVKWFGGQALGKSGTINDSRTCWFCGATPELTTAIYTGCDDNQSLGQNIYGSKTAFPIWFRFHDGVEASRDEQKKIEKKKTEFYYDPGLHEVAIDWKTGQWTTDKNNPDVVLLLE; this comes from the coding sequence ATGCGTACTTTTCTTTCAAAAATAATTTTCACATTATTCTTTTTAGCTGTTTTCTTTTTGGGATTCGGCTGTTTTTTTCTCCATAATCATACGGTTGATTTTTCTGCGTTGCAACAAGATATGCGGGGTAAACCTTCTATTCTTTTGGATGAGCAGGGACATGAGTGGGGACGGTTTCAATCTGATAAGCGGAAATATGTTTTACTCGAAACAATGCCTGAGCATTTGATACAAGCTTTCTTGGTTACTGAAGATAGAGACTTTTTCCAACATCCTGGAATTTCATTTCGCGGAATTTTACGTTCAATTCTTGTAAATTTATATCGAGGAAAAAAAGTACAGGGTGCAAGCACCATTACCCAGCAGCTCGTAAAGTTGCTTTTTTTTCACTCAGATAAGACTTTTAGCAGAAAAATTAAAGAACAACTTTATGCTATTTTGGTTGAACGTCAATGGAGCAAAGAACAGATTTTAGAAGCGTATTTAAATAATGTTTATTTTGGTTATGGAATTTATGGAGTGCAGGCAGCAGCACAACGATTTTGGGATAAAAATATTGCCGATGTAACGATAGAGCAAGCTGCAACACTTGCAAGTATCATGCGTTCGCCACGGTTTTATTCACCAATACATGCACCAACTGCAGTAACCAAACGCCGCAATATGATTTTGCGCATGATGCAAGATTTTAAAATGATCAATGCGGGCCAATACCAACAATCGATTGCTCAAGATTTAAACGTAAAAGATCCAGAAAGCAATGTCATTGCTCCGCATTTAAAAGAAACTATACGAATATTTCTTGAAGATTTAGTTGGTAAAGAAATGCTTTATAGTGGTGGGCTCACTATTGCAACAACGCTCAATATCGAAATGCAGAAATCGTGTCAAAAAGCATTTACTAACCACATACAATTTTTAAAGCAGACTCTGCATAAAGATGTTGATGGAGGACTTGTTTCAATTGACTCTGCAACAGGAGAAATACGAACAATGATCGGTGGTTTTGACTTTCAACAATCGAAATTTAATCGTGCAATGCAGGCACATCGACAAATGGGGTCTGTGTTCAAAGTGTTTGTGTACGGGGCAGCGCTTGAAAAAGGGTTACATTTTTCTGATGTTGAGATTGATGAACCGATTGAGTTGATGCAGGCAGCGACACTTTGGCGTCCTCAAAATCATGACAAAAAATTTCGTGGTTCTATGACCAGGGCCTATGCATTATCTCATTCCAACAATACGGTAACAGTTAAAACGTTGCTGCAGACTGGCGTCTCAAACGTTATTGATCTTGCAAAAAGGTGTCATATTACTGCTCCTATGCCACCGTATCCGTCGCTAGCTTTAGGGTGTGTTGATGTAACGGTCATGGAAGTGGTTGGATCTTTTAACGTGATGGTCAATCATGGAAAATATGTGCAGCCACATTTTTTACGTTGGGTGAAAAACAGTATGGGCAAAAAAATATATAAAAGCTCAGTGGTAAAACAGCAAGTTTTGGATCCTAAGGTTGCGTCTCAGGTTGCTCGAGTATTGACGTTTGGTATCGAGCGGTTAAAAAAAGTCATGGGGGTAAAGTGGTTTGGCGGACAAGCTCTGGGTAAATCTGGAACGATCAATGATTCACGAACCTGTTGGTTTTGTGGAGCAACGCCAGAATTAACAACGGCAATTTATACTGGCTGTGATGATAACCAATCGCTGGGACAAAATATATACGGTTCGAAAACAGCTTTTCCTATTTGGTTCCGATTCCATGATGGGGTTGAGGCAAGCAGAGATGAACAAAAGAAAATTGAAAAAAAGAAAACAGAATTCTATTATGATCCTGGACTTCATGAAGTTGCAATCGATTGGAAAACTGGACAATGGACTACCGATAAAAACAATCCTGACGTAGTTTTGTTGTTAGAGTAG
- a CDS encoding HAD family phosphatase, giving the protein MKYKAMIFDMDGTIITTESVWEETTKQLLKAKGNLSDKECQIVMPMMKGASLYATCAFIKETFNTKESIEELIAEKERLAFGRFSKEAQLIEGFDRFHNKLQTLGLKTAIATNANQRSVDRILKHVPLDQFFKHHIYSIDIVNRMYKPFPDIYLHAAAQLNIDPKDCLAIEDSAHGITAAKAAGMFCIGINTGLDRNAIAHADHIIEMYDDLDIEALLKL; this is encoded by the coding sequence GTGAAATATAAAGCAATGATTTTTGATATGGATGGCACCATTATAACCACAGAAAGTGTGTGGGAAGAAACAACGAAGCAACTACTGAAAGCCAAAGGGAATTTAAGCGACAAAGAATGCCAAATTGTTATGCCCATGATGAAAGGAGCTTCTTTGTATGCGACATGCGCTTTCATCAAAGAAACCTTTAACACTAAAGAATCAATCGAAGAACTTATAGCTGAAAAAGAACGTCTCGCATTTGGAAGATTTTCAAAAGAAGCACAGCTTATCGAAGGCTTTGATCGCTTTCATAATAAATTGCAAACTTTAGGTCTCAAAACAGCAATTGCAACAAATGCTAATCAACGATCTGTTGATAGAATTTTAAAACATGTACCTCTCGATCAATTTTTTAAGCATCATATTTATTCAATCGACATCGTCAATAGAATGTACAAACCATTTCCTGATATTTATCTTCATGCAGCAGCACAGCTCAACATAGATCCAAAAGATTGCCTTGCTATCGAAGATTCAGCTCATGGAATTACTGCGGCAAAAGCTGCTGGTATGTTTTGCATTGGCATCAATACTGGTCTCGATCGCAATGCGATTGCTCATGCAGATCACAT
- the uppS gene encoding polyprenyl diphosphate synthase, translating to MISHLGLIMDGNRRWAKKQGMFPWLGHRQGAKTIEMVINYCIEQKISYLSLYTFSLENFKRSQTEISYLFALIDESQSRIEEFVKLGVRVRFVGDISSLPDQTKNVCLKIEAATQACTVLQCNFLMCYGGQQEILAAVQRLIQDKVETVTIDNFKKYLWLGDIPDPEVIIRTGGVRRLSNFLSFQSAYAEINFLDCLWPDLTKELLHQTLEQAVQAKKNFGS from the coding sequence ATGATTTCTCATCTTGGTTTGATTATGGATGGAAATCGTCGCTGGGCAAAAAAACAAGGGATGTTTCCTTGGTTAGGGCATAGACAGGGTGCAAAAACTATTGAAATGGTTATCAACTACTGTATTGAGCAAAAAATTTCTTATCTTTCTTTGTACACTTTTTCTCTTGAAAATTTTAAACGGTCGCAAACTGAAATTTCATATCTTTTTGCTTTGATTGACGAGTCGCAATCACGCATTGAAGAATTTGTAAAATTGGGAGTTAGGGTTAGGTTTGTTGGAGATATTTCCTCTTTGCCTGATCAAACGAAAAACGTTTGTTTAAAAATAGAAGCTGCAACACAAGCATGCACAGTCCTGCAATGTAATTTTTTGATGTGTTATGGCGGACAGCAAGAGATTTTAGCTGCTGTGCAACGGTTGATACAAGACAAGGTAGAAACTGTAACGATTGATAATTTTAAAAAATATTTATGGCTTGGTGATATTCCAGATCCTGAAGTTATTATTCGGACTGGCGGAGTGCGTCGCTTAAGTAACTTTTTATCGTTTCAGTCAGCATATGCAGAAATTAATTTTTTAGATTGTTTATGGCCAGATTTGACCAAGGAACTATTGCATCAAACTCTTGAGCAAGCGGTTCAAGCAAAGAAAAACTTCGGATCTTAA
- a CDS encoding PASTA domain-containing protein, with protein sequence MKFLQHFSQFQKYLLPLAPFICFFLGYVLCNLLIGNKTYNTPQLIGLSLHQAVEQTSPYHITIQLIAEKDCPGATPGTIISQKPSPGRLIKSHQSIFVVITKLPQSALAPEFLGKSQETIELIKKETNVKLKTYGLQCNAPKGSCIGQIPQSGQPIVDKKIIAYTAQDKTNKYIMPDLVSKDLLQVVEFLKNHNLNVQVFHKNQKLSSPYKQDLIIVSQKPLAGSIMSLQENAIIQLEVN encoded by the coding sequence ATGAAATTTTTACAGCATTTCAGTCAATTTCAAAAATATCTCCTGCCTCTCGCTCCGTTCATATGCTTTTTTCTAGGCTACGTGTTATGCAACCTGCTCATTGGCAATAAAACATACAACACTCCCCAGCTCATTGGATTATCACTTCACCAAGCTGTTGAGCAAACGTCTCCGTATCACATTACTATTCAGCTTATCGCTGAAAAAGATTGTCCAGGAGCAACCCCGGGGACAATTATTAGTCAAAAGCCATCCCCTGGTCGCTTAATAAAATCGCACCAATCAATTTTTGTAGTGATTACAAAATTACCCCAATCAGCACTTGCTCCCGAGTTTTTAGGAAAATCGCAAGAAACAATAGAGCTCATAAAAAAAGAAACTAATGTAAAGCTTAAGACGTATGGGCTACAATGCAACGCTCCAAAGGGAAGCTGCATTGGACAAATTCCACAATCAGGCCAGCCAATTGTTGATAAAAAAATTATTGCTTATACCGCTCAAGACAAGACCAATAAATATATTATGCCTGACTTGGTTTCAAAAGATCTGCTGCAGGTTGTAGAATTTTTGAAAAATCACAATTTAAACGTTCAAGTTTTTCATAAAAATCAAAAACTATCATCGCCATACAAACAAGATTTAATTATTGTTTCTCAAAAGCCACTAGCTGGCTCTATCATGAGCTTGCAAGAAAATGCAATTATTCAATTAGAAGTAAATTAA